The Patescibacteria group bacterium genomic sequence TTGGGTTTCCTTATTAACTTTGGTGGTAAAAAGATTGATATTAGAAGACGAGTCTGGTCTTTGGAGTATCAGCGGAAATCAGCTATTAATCGGTGTAAATCCGTACTTGCCCTGTTTGTAGCTATTGCGACGATTTTACTTGTGGGTAATACACCAATTTTTGCACAAACACCGAGGGAGGTGGGGGTGGAGGTGTCTCCGTTGTCTTTAGAAAAAGAGGTAGCGCCGGGAGAGGAAATTAATTTTGCTGTTACTTTTACAAATCCTTTAGAAAGTACGCAGAGCATCCGCCCCAAGTTTAGAGACTTGCGTTTGGATGAAGGTGGTCAGGTGCAGTTTTTGGACTACAGCAGTAAGCGTTATACAATTTCACGCTGGGCTAGTTTTCCAAAGGATGTTATTGAATTAGGTCTGGAGGAATCAAAAGCTGTGTCTATCACGGTAAAGGTGCCTATGGATGCTGTGACAGGGGGGCATTTTGGTGCATTTTTTGGGGAGGTGAGGGATGAGAGTTTGGAAGAAGCCCGCGGTCCTTTTGGAGTAGATCAACAAGTAGCGCCTGGATGCTTGGTGTTCCTTTCTGTTTTGGGTGAGGATGTGATGGATGCTGATTGGGCTGGGGATGTTGATTTGAGAGTATTGGGTTTTAGAGTGGGTAATTTGTTTTTGACGCACAAACCTATTTCTGTGGACGTTATGTTTAGGAATCGCGGTATTTTCCACCAAAATGTGTGGGGCGGGCTGTTTTTGCGGGAAAAAATATTTGGCGATGAGCAAGATATTCGGTTGCGCGAGAAAAAGGTTCTTCCCGACGGCTATGCGGTTTACAGTGGAGAAGTGAGCCCCCGTTCTTGGTTTGGTCGTT encodes the following:
- a CDS encoding GxxExxY protein, with the protein product MKTKTENKGKVDDFLYEDLSYKLRGCAFEVYNRLGFGHKESVYQKAFAEELKKAKIPFEQEKSLGIKYRNKTIGRYRPDFIIDEKIIIEMKAVETMPKSYEQQLVHYLKSTGYKLGFLINFGGKKIDIRRRVWSLEYQRKSAINRCKSVLALFVAIATILLVGNTPIFAQTPREVGVEVSPLSLEKEVAPGEEINFAVTFTNPLESTQSIRPKFRDLRLDEGGQVQFLDYSSKRYTISRWASFPKDVIELGLEESKAVSITVKVPMDAVTGGHFGAFFGEVRDESLEEARGPFGVDQQVAPGCLVFLSVLGEDVMDADWAGDVDLRVLGFRVGNLFLTHKPISVDVMFRNRGIFHQNVWGGLFLREKIFGDEQDIRLREKKVLPDGYAVYSGEVSPRSWFGRYEIESRLLYGRDGDQEISENHTIWVVNPRVFIAIALIGIFTLLWVRRRSNSTGSS